Proteins encoded within one genomic window of Acidimicrobiales bacterium:
- a CDS encoding NAD(P)H-quinone oxidoreductase codes for MRAVVVRDGALVVEARPDPTPGPGEVLVAVKAAGLNAADLLQRRGFYPAPPGSPPDIPGLEMAGEVAALGTAATRFGVGDRVMAVVGGGAQATHLVVHERVLMAVPPGVDWAQAGGFPEAFTTAHDALFTQCGLAMGDRVCVHGAAGGVGTAAVQMAHAAGAHVTATVRDESRHDEVRALGADVVIAPDRFADTTGYDVILELVGGPNMDTNIQALNTGGRISVIGVGAGIMAEVNLANLMGKRGAIHASTLRARPLEQKADAARRVEQHVVPLLANGRVRVPVLATYRLDEVEAAYERFSAGGKLGKIVLTN; via the coding sequence GTGCGAGCCGTCGTCGTGCGTGACGGCGCCCTCGTCGTCGAAGCGCGGCCCGATCCCACGCCTGGACCGGGCGAGGTCCTCGTCGCCGTCAAGGCGGCCGGCCTCAACGCCGCTGACTTGTTGCAGCGGCGCGGTTTCTATCCCGCCCCGCCGGGCTCGCCGCCCGACATCCCGGGATTGGAGATGGCCGGCGAGGTGGCGGCGCTGGGAACGGCGGCGACTCGCTTCGGCGTCGGCGACCGCGTGATGGCCGTCGTCGGCGGGGGCGCGCAGGCGACCCATCTCGTAGTGCACGAGCGCGTCCTCATGGCGGTGCCGCCGGGCGTCGACTGGGCACAGGCGGGCGGCTTCCCCGAAGCCTTCACCACGGCCCATGACGCGCTGTTCACCCAGTGCGGCCTGGCCATGGGTGATCGCGTCTGCGTGCACGGCGCCGCGGGCGGCGTCGGCACCGCTGCGGTGCAGATGGCACACGCCGCGGGCGCCCACGTGACCGCGACGGTGCGCGATGAGTCACGCCACGACGAGGTGCGGGCGCTCGGCGCGGACGTCGTCATCGCGCCCGACCGGTTCGCCGACACGACGGGCTACGACGTCATCCTCGAACTCGTCGGCGGGCCGAACATGGACACGAACATCCAGGCGTTGAACACCGGCGGTCGCATCTCGGTGATCGGCGTCGGCGCCGGGATCATGGCGGAGGTCAACCTGGCGAACCTGATGGGCAAGCGCGGCGCGATCCACGCGTCCACGCTGCGGGCGCGCCCGCTCGAGCAAAAAGCCGACGCGGCGCGCCGCGTCGAACAGCACGTGGTGCCGTTGCTGGCCAACGGGCGCGTGCGCGTGCCCGTGCTGGCGACTTACAGGCTCGACGAAGTCGAGGCTGCCTACGA